From the genome of Agromyces intestinalis:
GGCCCGACGAGGCTCATCTCGCCACGCAGCACGTTCCACAGCTGGGGGAGCTCGTCGAGCGAGTGGTGACGCAGGAACCGCCCCACCCGAGTGATACGCGGGTCGTCCTTGATCTTGAACAGCACGCCGTTGCCCTCGTCGTGCGCCGTGAGTTCGGCGAGGCGTTCCTCGGCGTCGGGCACCATCGAACGGAACTTCAGCATCTCGAACGTCTCGCCGTTGCGCCCGATGCGGCGCTGACGGAACAGGACGGGGCCGGGGCCGTCGAGCCTGACGGCGATCGCGATCACCGCCAGGAGACCCGAGATGGCGATGAGCCCGAGGCCCGAGGCCACGATGTCGAACGTGCGCTTCAGCACGTGCTTGCCACCCTCGAACCGCGGCGTCTCGACGTGGATGAGCGGCAGTCCCTGCACGGGACGGAGATGGATGCGGGGCCCGGCGACGTCGGCGAGCCGGCTCGAGAGGACGAGTTCGGCGCCGCACGGCTCGAGCGACCAGGCGAGCGAGCGGATGTACGCGCCGCCCCTGGCGGGCTGGCCCGCCACGATGACCGCATCGGCGCCGATGCGCGCCGCAGCGACCGCGGCGTCGTCGAGGTCGCCGATCACCGGGATGAGGCGCCCGCCGACCATCATGGTGCCGCGGGTCGACCCGTCGGGCTCGGGATCGAGCGCGACGCCCTCGACGGAGAACAGCGGCCCGCCGGTCTCGGCGATCTGCTCGATGACGTATCGAACGTCGTCGGCGCCGCCGACCACGATCGCCCGGGACAGGAAGTGTCCCTCCGTCGCGCGGGCTCCGAGCCACTTGCGCCAGAGCCAGCGCCCGGCCACGAGCGCGACCGTGCCGACGGGAAGGGACACGAGCAGGAACGACCGCACCGCGGGCACGATGGCGATGGCGCAGAGGATCGCCGCGGCGCCGAACGCGAGCAGCGTGGCGTTCACGACGCGCTTGTACTCGGTCGCGCCGATGCCGAGTGCCCGGATGTCGCGCGAGTGCAGCACGGCGAGCATCGCGAGCCAGACCGCGACGAGCCCGATCGCGGCCGCCGCGGAGGCGGCAGGCGGCACCGCGGCTGTCCGCGGAGCCGGGAGGCTGACGAAGAGTCCGAGGCCGACGGCCCCGAGCACGACGGCGACGTCCGTGATGATGAGCAGGACGCGGTACCGCTGCGCCCAGCTGGGTCCGCTGGCGACCGGCGCGCTGTCGAC
Proteins encoded in this window:
- a CDS encoding sugar transferase yields the protein MTTIGTGDARVDATSLGLVGRRGDAIVDSAPVASGPSWAQRYRVLLIITDVAVVLGAVGLGLFVSLPAPRTAAVPPAASAAAAIGLVAVWLAMLAVLHSRDIRALGIGATEYKRVVNATLLAFGAAAILCAIAIVPAVRSFLLVSLPVGTVALVAGRWLWRKWLGARATEGHFLSRAIVVGGADDVRYVIEQIAETGGPLFSVEGVALDPEPDGSTRGTMMVGGRLIPVIGDLDDAAVAAARIGADAVIVAGQPARGGAYIRSLAWSLEPCGAELVLSSRLADVAGPRIHLRPVQGLPLIHVETPRFEGGKHVLKRTFDIVASGLGLIAISGLLAVIAIAVRLDGPGPVLFRQRRIGRNGETFEMLKFRSMVPDAEERLAELTAHDEGNGVLFKIKDDPRITRVGRFLRHHSLDELPQLWNVLRGEMSLVGPRPPLPAEVAAYTSDVHRRLFTKPGLTGLWQVSGRSDLTWEESVRLDLYYVENWSLTGDLMLIWRTLKVVLRPSGAY